Below is a window of Aeromonas veronii DNA.
AAGAGAAGGACTACACGTTGTCAGATGGCGAATACTGTCGCGCACTGGGGTAAAATAGCGGCCATCGTTTTATCCCGCCCCCGTCGGGGCAGACCACAGGTACGCCATTGAACCGATATACCCCCTCCAGTGCGGCGAGCAGCCGCGAGCAGCAGGTCTTTACCGTCACCCGCCTCAACAGCGCCGTGCGCATGATCCTGGAACAGGATCTGGGGCTGGTGTGGCTGACCGGCGAGCTCTCCAATCTGGCGATGCCAAGCTCCGGCCACTGGTACTTCTCCCTCAAGGACATATCGGCGCAGGTGCGCTGCGCCATGTTCAAGGGCAACAACCGGCGGGTGGTCTTTCGCCCACAGGATGGCATGCAGGTGCTGGTGCAGGCGCGGGTCTCCCTCTATGAGCCACGCGGCGACTATCAGCTGATCATCGAGTCGATGCAGCCTGCGGGCGACGGCGTGCTGGCGCTGCGTTTTGAAGAGCTCAAGCGCCGCCTCGGGGCTGAGGGGCTGTTTGACGAGAGCCGCAAGCGGCCGCTGCCCCGCGAACCGCGCGCGGTGGGTCTCATTACCTCCGCCACCGGCGCGGCTTTGCACGATATGCTGACGGTGCTTAAACGGCGTGCGCCGGATCTGCCGGTCTTTATCTACCCGACCCAGGTGCAAGGGAGCGCCGCCATCAGCCAGATCGTCGCGGCGATCGCCAAAGCGAACCTGCGCGCCGAGGTGGATGTGCTGATCGTCGGACGCGGCGGCGGCTCGCTCGAAGATCTCTGGTGCTTTAACGAAGAGGTTGTGGCCCGCGCCATTGCCCACTCCAACATTCCGGTTATCAGCGCGGTGGGCCACGAGGTAGATGTCACCATCAGCGACTTTGCTGCCGACTTGCGCGCCCCGACCCCATCGGCCGCCGCCGAGCTGGTGGCGCCGGACAATCAGGCCCGCATCCAGCACCTCGCCCACCTCAAGCAGCGACTGTTGCAGGCGATGAGCCACCAGCAGACCGCCGCCCGCCACGATTTAATCCTGCTGCAAAAGCGGCTCGACCATCAGGATCCGAAACGGCGACTGGAGCAGCAGTCCCAACGCCTCGACGAACTTTCTGCCCGTTTGCAGCAGCTATTGCGCCAGCGGCTGCATCAGGGGGAGCGGCGCCTCACCAACCTTGAGCTACGCCTGCAGGGCAAGAGCCCGGAGCGCTTGCTGGCTGCTGGCAAGCGCCGCCACCAGTTGGCCGAGGAGCGGCTTCATGCCCTGATTGCCAAACGCCAGGATCTGGCGAGCCACCGCCTCGCCATGCTCACCGCCCGCCTAGACGGGGTGAGCCCGCTCGCCACCCTGGGTCGCGGTTACTCCATCACCCGCACCGCGCGTGGTGAAGTCATCCGCCGCGCCGATCAGGTCAACAGTGGCGACCAGCTC
It encodes the following:
- the xseA gene encoding exodeoxyribonuclease VII large subunit; the encoded protein is MNRYTPSSAASSREQQVFTVTRLNSAVRMILEQDLGLVWLTGELSNLAMPSSGHWYFSLKDISAQVRCAMFKGNNRRVVFRPQDGMQVLVQARVSLYEPRGDYQLIIESMQPAGDGVLALRFEELKRRLGAEGLFDESRKRPLPREPRAVGLITSATGAALHDMLTVLKRRAPDLPVFIYPTQVQGSAAISQIVAAIAKANLRAEVDVLIVGRGGGSLEDLWCFNEEVVARAIAHSNIPVISAVGHEVDVTISDFAADLRAPTPSAAAELVAPDNQARIQHLAHLKQRLLQAMSHQQTAARHDLILLQKRLDHQDPKRRLEQQSQRLDELSARLQQLLRQRLHQGERRLTNLELRLQGKSPERLLAAGKRRHQLAEERLHALIAKRQDLASHRLAMLTARLDGVSPLATLGRGYSITRTARGEVIRRADQVNSGDQLITTLAQGSLQVRVEEIIKDSAQ